The Burkholderia pyrrocinia genome has a segment encoding these proteins:
- the trpD gene encoding anthranilate phosphoribosyltransferase, with protein sequence MTITPQEALQRTIEHREIFHDEMLHLMRLIMRGDMSPVMAAAIITGLRVKKETIGEIAAAATVMREFANHVDVQDNSNFVDIVGTGGDGSHTFNISTASMFVTAAAGAKVAKHGNRGVSSKSGSADVLEALGVNIDLQSDQVAASIAETGMGFMFAPNHHPAMKNIAAVRRELGVRTIFNILGPLTNPAGAPNQLMGVFHPDLVGIQVRVMQRLGAQHVLVVYGKDGMDEVSLGAATLVGELRDGKVHEYEIHPEDFGLQMVSNRTLKVENAEESRTMLLGALDNQPGVAREIVTLNAGTALYAANVAESIADGIQLAREAIASGKARAKVDELVRFTQQFKR encoded by the coding sequence ATGACGATTACCCCGCAGGAAGCGCTGCAGCGCACGATCGAGCACCGCGAGATCTTCCACGACGAGATGCTGCACCTGATGCGGCTCATCATGCGCGGCGACATGTCGCCCGTGATGGCCGCCGCGATCATCACCGGGCTGCGCGTGAAGAAGGAGACGATCGGCGAGATCGCCGCCGCCGCGACCGTGATGCGCGAATTCGCGAACCACGTCGACGTGCAGGACAACTCGAACTTCGTCGACATCGTCGGCACCGGCGGCGACGGCTCGCACACGTTCAACATCTCGACCGCGTCGATGTTCGTCACGGCAGCGGCCGGCGCGAAAGTCGCGAAACACGGCAACCGCGGCGTGTCGAGCAAGTCCGGCAGCGCCGACGTGCTCGAGGCGCTCGGCGTGAACATCGACCTGCAGTCGGACCAGGTTGCCGCGTCGATCGCCGAAACGGGCATGGGCTTCATGTTCGCGCCGAACCATCACCCGGCGATGAAGAACATCGCGGCCGTGCGCCGCGAGCTCGGCGTGCGCACGATCTTCAACATCCTCGGCCCGCTGACCAATCCGGCCGGCGCGCCGAACCAGTTGATGGGCGTGTTCCACCCCGACCTCGTCGGCATCCAGGTGCGCGTGATGCAGCGCCTCGGCGCGCAGCACGTGCTCGTCGTGTACGGCAAGGACGGGATGGACGAGGTCTCGCTCGGCGCCGCGACGCTCGTCGGCGAATTGCGCGACGGCAAGGTGCACGAATACGAGATCCATCCGGAGGACTTCGGCCTGCAGATGGTGTCGAACCGCACGCTGAAGGTGGAAAATGCCGAAGAATCGCGCACGATGCTGCTCGGCGCGCTGGACAACCAGCCGGGCGTCGCCCGCGAGATCGTCACGCTGAACGCGGGCACCGCGCTTTATGCGGCGAACGTCGCCGAATCGATCGCGGACGGCATCCAGCTCGCCCGCGAAGCGATCGCGAGCGGCAAGGCCCGCGCGAAAGTCGACGAACTCGTGCGCTTCACGCAGCAGTTCAAGCGCTGA
- a CDS encoding aminodeoxychorismate/anthranilate synthase component II — translation MLLMIDNYDSFTYNLVQYFGELGEDVHTYRNDEITLDDIARLNPAAICLSPGPSNPQHAGITLDVLREFSGKKPILGVCLGHQAIGEAFGGRVVRAKTIMHGKVSRIETDCRGVFADLPKHFDVTRYHSLAIERESLPDCLEVSAWTDDGEIMGVRHKTLPIEGVQFHPESILSEHGHALLENFLKQAHAAAAQAA, via the coding sequence ATGCTGCTCATGATCGACAACTACGACTCGTTCACCTACAACCTGGTCCAGTACTTCGGCGAACTGGGCGAGGACGTGCACACGTACCGCAACGACGAAATCACGCTCGACGACATCGCGCGCCTGAATCCCGCCGCGATCTGCCTGTCGCCGGGCCCGAGCAACCCGCAGCACGCAGGCATCACGCTCGACGTGCTGCGCGAATTTTCGGGCAAGAAGCCGATCCTCGGCGTCTGCCTCGGCCACCAGGCGATCGGCGAAGCATTCGGCGGCCGCGTCGTGCGCGCGAAGACCATCATGCACGGCAAGGTGAGCCGGATCGAAACGGACTGCCGCGGCGTGTTCGCCGACTTGCCGAAGCATTTCGACGTCACGCGCTACCACTCGCTCGCGATCGAGCGCGAATCGCTGCCCGACTGCCTCGAGGTGTCCGCCTGGACCGACGACGGCGAAATCATGGGCGTACGCCACAAGACGCTGCCGATCGAAGGCGTGCAGTTCCACCCGGAATCGATCCTGTCCGAGCACGGCCATGCGCTGCTCGAAAATTTCCTGAAGCAGGCGCACGCCGCAGCCGCGCAAGCCGCCTGA
- the trpE gene encoding anthranilate synthase component I — protein MTELEFQSLANEGYNRIPLIAEALADLETPLSLYLKLAQPERAGANSFLLESVVGGERFGRYSFIGLPARTLVRTRNGVSEVVRDGQVVETHDGDPFQFIESFQARFKVAQRPGLPRFCGGLAGYFGYDAVRYIEKKLANTAPRDDLGLPDIQLLLTEEVAVIDNLAGKLYLIIYADPGQPEAYAKAKHRLRELKQRLRTTVQPPVTSASVRTETFREFKKEDYLAAVRQAKEYIAAGELMQIQVGQRLTKPYRDNPLSLYRALRSLNPSPYMYYYNFGDFHVVGASPEILVRQEKRGEDQIVTIRPLAGTRPRGNTPERDAELATELLNDPKEIAEHVMLIDLARNDVGRIAEIGSVQVTDKMVIEKYSHVQHIVSSVEGKLKPGMTNYDVLRATFPAGTLSGAPKVRAMELIDELEPIKRGLYGGAVGYLSFSGEMDLAIAIRTGLIHNGNLYVQAAAGVVADSVPESEWQETENKARAVLRAAEQVQDGLDSDF, from the coding sequence ATGACCGAACTCGAATTCCAATCGCTCGCGAACGAAGGCTACAACCGTATCCCGCTGATCGCGGAAGCCCTCGCCGATCTCGAAACGCCGCTGTCCCTCTACCTGAAGCTGGCCCAGCCCGAACGTGCGGGCGCCAACTCGTTCCTGCTCGAATCGGTGGTCGGCGGCGAACGCTTCGGCCGCTACTCGTTCATCGGCCTGCCCGCCCGCACGCTCGTGCGCACCCGCAACGGCGTGTCGGAAGTCGTGCGCGACGGCCAGGTCGTCGAGACGCATGACGGCGACCCGTTCCAGTTCATCGAATCGTTCCAGGCGCGCTTCAAGGTGGCGCAGCGCCCGGGCCTGCCGCGCTTCTGCGGCGGCCTCGCCGGCTATTTCGGCTACGACGCGGTGCGCTATATCGAGAAGAAGCTCGCGAACACCGCGCCGCGCGACGATCTCGGCCTGCCCGACATCCAGTTGCTGCTGACCGAGGAAGTCGCGGTGATCGACAACCTCGCCGGCAAGCTGTACCTGATCATCTACGCGGACCCGGGCCAGCCGGAAGCCTACGCGAAGGCGAAACACCGCCTGCGCGAACTGAAGCAGCGCCTGCGCACGACCGTGCAGCCGCCCGTCACGTCGGCGAGCGTGCGCACCGAGACGTTCCGCGAGTTCAAGAAGGAAGACTATCTGGCCGCCGTGCGCCAGGCGAAGGAATACATCGCGGCCGGCGAACTGATGCAGATCCAGGTCGGCCAGCGGCTGACGAAGCCGTACCGCGACAATCCGCTGTCGCTGTATCGCGCGCTGCGTTCACTGAATCCGTCGCCGTACATGTACTACTACAACTTCGGCGATTTCCACGTGGTCGGCGCGTCGCCTGAAATCCTCGTACGCCAGGAAAAGCGAGGCGAGGACCAGATCGTCACGATTCGCCCGCTCGCCGGCACGCGCCCGCGCGGCAACACGCCCGAGCGCGACGCGGAACTCGCGACCGAGCTGCTCAACGATCCGAAGGAGATCGCCGAGCACGTGATGCTGATCGACCTCGCGCGCAACGACGTCGGCCGCATCGCCGAAATCGGCTCGGTGCAGGTGACCGACAAGATGGTCATCGAGAAGTACTCGCACGTGCAGCACATCGTCAGCTCGGTCGAAGGCAAGCTGAAGCCCGGCATGACGAACTACGACGTGCTGCGCGCGACGTTCCCGGCCGGCACGCTGTCCGGCGCGCCGAAGGTGCGCGCGATGGAGCTGATCGACGAGCTCGAGCCGATCAAGCGCGGGCTGTACGGCGGTGCGGTGGGCTACCTGTCGTTCTCGGGCGAGATGGATCTCGCGATCGCGATCCGCACGGGCCTGATCCACAACGGCAACTTGTATGTGCAAGCGGCGGCCGGCGTCGTCGCGGATTCGGTGCCCGAATCCGAATGGCAAGAGACCGAAAACAAGGCGCGCGCGGTGCTGCGTGCGGCCGAACAGGTCCAGGACGGCCTCGATAGCGACTTCTGA
- a CDS encoding phosphoglycolate phosphatase, whose protein sequence is MAESSLAGHAPAGAATDAAPIRFAAPRIDAALIDLDGTMVDTADDFTAGLNGMLAQLDVPATSRDEVIGYVGKGSEHLIQSVLKPRFSAAEAHARFDDALAIYQTEYAKINGRHTRLYPDVAAGLDALRAAGIRLACVTNKPHRFAVELLEQYGLADRFGIVLGGDSVARKKPDPLPMLTACDALGVAPDAAVAIGDSENDALAGRAAGMATLTVPYGYNHGKAIQTINSDGIVDSLLVAARAITAHNAGRPTL, encoded by the coding sequence GTGGCCGAATCGTCGCTCGCCGGCCATGCGCCGGCCGGGGCCGCAACGGACGCCGCCCCGATCCGCTTCGCCGCGCCGCGCATCGACGCGGCGCTGATCGATCTTGACGGCACGATGGTCGACACGGCCGACGATTTCACGGCCGGCCTGAACGGGATGCTCGCGCAGCTCGATGTGCCGGCCACGTCGCGCGACGAGGTGATCGGCTACGTCGGCAAAGGCTCCGAACACCTGATCCAGAGCGTGCTGAAGCCGCGCTTCTCGGCCGCCGAGGCGCACGCGCGCTTCGACGACGCACTGGCGATCTACCAGACTGAATACGCGAAGATCAACGGCCGCCATACGCGCCTCTATCCGGACGTGGCCGCCGGTCTCGACGCGCTGCGCGCGGCCGGCATCCGGCTCGCATGCGTGACGAACAAGCCGCACCGCTTTGCGGTCGAGCTGCTCGAGCAATACGGGCTGGCCGATCGCTTCGGCATCGTGCTCGGCGGCGACAGCGTCGCGCGCAAGAAACCCGACCCGCTGCCGATGCTGACGGCTTGCGACGCGCTCGGTGTCGCGCCGGACGCAGCGGTCGCGATCGGCGACTCGGAAAACGACGCACTGGCGGGCCGCGCGGCCGGGATGGCGACGCTGACGGTGCCGTACGGCTACAACCACGGCAAAGCTATACAAACGATAAATTCGGATGGTATAGTCGATTCGTTGCTGGTCGCAGCCCGCGCGATCACCGCGCACAACGCCGGCCGGCCAACCCTCTGA
- the rpe gene encoding ribulose-phosphate 3-epimerase produces the protein MTQFRIAPSILSADFARLGEEVRNVVAAGADWIHFDVMDNHYVPNLTIGPLVCEAIRPHVQVPIDVHLMVRPVDRIVPDFAKAGANLISFHPEGSDHIDRTLSLIRDHGCKAGLVFNPATPLNYLDHVMDRLDFVLLMSVNPGFGGQSFIPETLNKLREARARIDTYTERTGREILLEVDGGVKTDNIAEIAAAGADTFVAGSAIFGKPDYRKVIDEMRAALATVERS, from the coding sequence ATGACCCAATTCCGCATCGCTCCCAGCATCCTGTCGGCCGATTTCGCACGGCTCGGCGAAGAAGTCCGTAACGTGGTCGCCGCCGGCGCCGACTGGATTCACTTCGACGTGATGGACAACCATTATGTGCCGAACCTGACGATCGGCCCGCTCGTGTGCGAAGCGATCCGCCCGCACGTGCAGGTGCCGATCGACGTGCACCTGATGGTGCGCCCGGTCGACCGGATCGTGCCCGATTTTGCGAAGGCCGGTGCGAACCTGATCAGCTTCCACCCGGAAGGCTCGGATCACATCGACCGCACGCTGTCGCTGATCCGCGACCACGGCTGCAAGGCCGGCCTCGTATTCAACCCGGCCACGCCGCTGAACTACCTCGACCACGTGATGGACCGCCTCGACTTCGTGCTGCTGATGTCGGTCAACCCCGGCTTCGGCGGCCAGTCGTTCATTCCGGAAACGCTGAACAAGCTGCGCGAAGCACGCGCGCGCATCGACACATACACCGAGCGCACGGGCCGCGAGATCCTGCTCGAGGTCGACGGCGGCGTGAAAACCGACAACATCGCGGAAATCGCCGCGGCCGGTGCCGACACCTTCGTCGCGGGTTCGGCGATCTTCGGCAAGCCCGACTACCGGAAGGTGATCGACGAGATGCGCGCCGCGCTCGCCACCGTCGAGCGGAGCTGA
- the apaG gene encoding Co2+/Mg2+ efflux protein ApaG — protein MSQYQFTVSVKTSYLPEQSDPDRRQYAFAYTLTIRNTGQVAAQLIARHWIITDSESHVQEVKGLGVVGHQPLLQPGEQFEYTSWAVIATPVGTMRGAYFCVAEDGERFEAPVEEFALHMPRTLH, from the coding sequence ATGAGTCAGTATCAGTTCACCGTTTCGGTGAAAACCAGCTACTTGCCGGAACAATCCGACCCCGATCGCCGTCAATACGCATTCGCGTACACGCTGACGATCCGCAACACGGGACAGGTCGCGGCGCAGTTGATCGCGCGTCACTGGATCATCACGGACAGCGAGAGCCACGTGCAGGAAGTGAAGGGGCTCGGCGTCGTCGGGCACCAGCCGCTGCTGCAGCCGGGCGAGCAGTTCGAATACACGAGCTGGGCCGTGATCGCGACGCCGGTCGGTACGATGCGTGGCGCGTACTTCTGCGTGGCGGAGGACGGCGAGCGTTTCGAGGCGCCGGTCGAGGAGTTTGCACTGCACATGCCGCGCACGCTGCATTGA
- a CDS encoding murein transglycosylase A has translation MKISRASATKASSAKMSIGYWSRKSDMAVSIKNEHCMWFGPRLVGWVAAAAAAALLAACGGAPTRTSTLKPPTGAAIVPGQVAAKRLTPVAWQQVPGWQDDSLLGATAALRQNCVRLARQPAWQRACAAADRLDELDVSSARTFFETYFTPFQFANTDGTLDGLVTGYYEPLLHGSRVRRGPYQYALYRWPAGYRAGAALPARAQLERAGLLSGNELVWVDDPIEAFFLQVQGSGRVLLDDGSVMRVGFGGTNNQPYRSIGKWLLDRGELTPAQATMQGIKAWAKANPNRVDALLDTNPRFVFFRDMPTKEDAPHGGADGPIGALGVPLTPERSIAVDPSSIPLGTPVFLQTTRPLTNTPMNRLVFAQDTGSAIKGGVRADYFWGLGDDAGDQAGRMKQVGRMWLLFPNS, from the coding sequence ATGAAGATCAGCAGGGCAAGCGCTACGAAGGCTTCGAGCGCGAAGATGAGCATCGGATATTGGTCGAGAAAATCTGACATGGCGGTTTCCATCAAGAACGAACATTGTATGTGGTTTGGGCCCCGGTTGGTCGGCTGGGTTGCGGCGGCCGCAGCCGCGGCGCTGCTTGCCGCGTGCGGCGGCGCGCCGACGCGAACGTCAACGCTCAAGCCGCCGACCGGCGCGGCGATCGTGCCGGGGCAGGTTGCCGCGAAGCGGCTCACGCCGGTTGCGTGGCAGCAGGTGCCGGGCTGGCAGGACGATTCGTTGCTCGGCGCGACGGCCGCGTTGCGGCAGAACTGCGTGCGGCTCGCGCGCCAGCCGGCCTGGCAGCGCGCTTGCGCAGCCGCCGACCGGCTCGACGAGCTCGACGTCAGCAGCGCACGCACCTTCTTCGAAACGTATTTCACGCCGTTCCAGTTTGCGAACACCGACGGTACGCTCGACGGGCTCGTGACCGGCTATTACGAGCCGCTGCTGCATGGCTCGCGCGTGCGCCGCGGCCCGTATCAGTACGCGCTCTATCGCTGGCCGGCCGGTTATCGCGCAGGCGCCGCACTGCCGGCACGCGCGCAACTCGAGCGCGCGGGTCTCCTGAGCGGCAACGAACTCGTGTGGGTCGACGATCCGATCGAGGCGTTCTTCCTGCAGGTGCAGGGCTCGGGGCGCGTGTTGCTCGACGACGGTTCGGTGATGCGGGTCGGCTTCGGCGGCACCAACAACCAGCCGTACCGCTCGATCGGCAAGTGGCTGCTCGACCGCGGCGAGCTGACGCCCGCGCAGGCGACGATGCAGGGCATCAAGGCGTGGGCGAAGGCGAACCCGAACCGCGTTGACGCGTTGCTCGACACGAATCCGCGGTTCGTGTTCTTCCGCGACATGCCGACCAAGGAAGATGCACCGCACGGCGGCGCGGACGGTCCGATCGGCGCGCTTGGCGTGCCGCTGACGCCGGAGCGTTCGATCGCGGTCGATCCGTCGTCGATCCCGCTCGGCACGCCCGTGTTCCTGCAGACAACGCGTCCGCTGACGAATACGCCAATGAACCGGCTCGTATTCGCGCAGGATACGGGCTCCGCGATCAAGGGCGGCGTGCGGGCCGACTATTTCTGGGGGCTCGGCGACGACGCAGGCGATCAGGCCGGCCGGATGAAACAGGTCGGCCGGATGTGGCTGCTGTTCCCGAATTCGTGA
- the paaK gene encoding phenylacetate--CoA ligase PaaK — protein MTTPLPLEPIETASRDELTALQLERLKWSLRHTYEHSPVYRRKFDEAGVHPDDLKTLADLSRFPFTTKGDLRDSYPFGMFAVPQDQISRIHASSGTTGKPTVVGYTAGDIDTWANLVARSIRAAGARRGDKVHISYGYGLFTGGLGAHYGAERAGLTVIPFGGGQTEKQVQLIQDFRPDIIMVTPSYMLSIADEIERQGLDPAQSSLRIGIFGAEPWTNDMRVAIEQRMGIDAVDIYGLSEVMGPGVASECVETKDGPTIWEDHFYPEIIDPETGEVLPDGELGELVFTSLTKEALPIVRYRTRDLTRLLPGTARTMRRMEKITGRSDDMMIVRGVNVFPTQIEEQLLKQRVLAPHYQIVLTKEGPLDVLTLNVEPCPDTAPDTAAIHAAKQALAHDIKSLIGVTAVINVLPVNGIERSVGKARRVVDKRKG, from the coding sequence ATGACTACCCCGCTACCGCTCGAGCCGATCGAGACCGCCTCACGCGACGAGCTGACCGCGCTGCAGCTCGAACGCCTCAAGTGGTCGCTCCGGCATACGTATGAGCACTCCCCCGTCTATCGTCGCAAGTTCGACGAAGCGGGCGTGCATCCCGACGACCTGAAGACGCTCGCGGACCTGTCGCGCTTCCCGTTCACGACCAAGGGTGACCTGCGCGACAGTTATCCGTTCGGGATGTTCGCGGTGCCGCAGGACCAGATCTCGCGCATCCACGCGTCATCGGGCACGACCGGCAAGCCGACGGTCGTCGGCTATACGGCAGGCGACATCGACACGTGGGCGAATCTCGTCGCGCGCTCGATTCGCGCCGCCGGTGCGCGCCGCGGCGACAAGGTGCACATCAGCTACGGCTACGGCTTGTTCACGGGCGGGCTCGGTGCACACTACGGCGCCGAACGCGCAGGACTGACCGTGATCCCGTTCGGCGGCGGCCAGACGGAGAAGCAGGTACAACTGATCCAGGATTTCCGGCCGGACATCATCATGGTCACGCCGAGCTACATGCTGTCGATTGCCGACGAAATCGAGCGCCAGGGCCTCGATCCCGCGCAGAGCTCGCTGCGCATCGGCATCTTCGGCGCGGAGCCGTGGACCAACGACATGCGCGTCGCGATCGAGCAGCGGATGGGCATCGACGCAGTCGACATCTACGGGCTGTCCGAAGTGATGGGCCCCGGCGTCGCGTCCGAATGCGTCGAGACCAAGGACGGCCCGACCATCTGGGAAGATCACTTCTATCCGGAAATCATCGATCCTGAAACCGGCGAAGTGCTTCCGGACGGCGAGCTCGGCGAACTCGTGTTCACGTCGCTGACGAAGGAGGCGCTGCCGATCGTCCGCTACCGGACACGCGACCTCACGCGCCTGTTGCCCGGCACCGCTCGCACGATGCGCCGGATGGAAAAGATCACCGGCCGCTCGGACGACATGATGATCGTGCGCGGCGTCAACGTGTTCCCGACGCAAATCGAGGAGCAGTTGCTCAAGCAGCGCGTGCTCGCACCGCACTATCAGATCGTGCTGACGAAGGAAGGCCCGCTCGACGTGCTGACGCTCAACGTCGAGCCCTGCCCCGACACCGCGCCGGACACGGCGGCGATCCACGCGGCGAAACAGGCGCTCGCGCACGACATCAAGTCGCTGATCGGCGTGACCGCCGTGATCAACGTGCTGCCCGTGAACGGGATCGAGCGCTCGGTCGGCAAGGCGCGCCGCGTCGTCGACAAGCGCAAGGGCTGA
- the paaI gene encoding hydroxyphenylacetyl-CoA thioesterase PaaI has protein sequence MTNASATLDPDSLARATARAMYDADACSRAFGMEIAEVRAGYARLQMRVRPEFLNGHQTCHGGIIFTLADSTFAFACNSYNLNTVAAGCSIEFLRPVHGDDVLTAEAIEQARAGRQGIYDIRVTNQTGETVAMFRGKSAQIKGTVIPEDR, from the coding sequence ATGACGAACGCCAGCGCCACGCTCGATCCCGATTCGCTCGCTCGCGCCACCGCGCGGGCCATGTACGACGCCGACGCATGCAGCCGCGCGTTCGGCATGGAGATCGCGGAAGTACGCGCGGGCTACGCACGCCTGCAGATGCGCGTACGGCCCGAATTCCTGAACGGGCATCAGACCTGCCATGGCGGGATCATCTTCACGCTCGCCGATTCGACGTTCGCGTTCGCGTGCAACTCGTACAACCTGAATACGGTCGCCGCCGGCTGCTCGATCGAGTTCCTGCGCCCCGTGCATGGCGACGACGTGCTGACGGCCGAGGCGATCGAACAGGCGCGCGCCGGCCGCCAGGGCATCTACGACATCCGCGTCACGAACCAGACCGGCGAAACGGTCGCGATGTTTCGCGGCAAATCCGCCCAGATCAAGGGCACGGTCATCCCGGAAGACCGCTGA